One Plectropomus leopardus isolate mb chromosome 1, YSFRI_Pleo_2.0, whole genome shotgun sequence DNA segment encodes these proteins:
- the pepd gene encoding xaa-Pro dipeptidase has product MAAAPQPTYWLGNETLRVSAALFAENRQRLCRGLKDKDGVVPQSVVVLQGGEQKQRYCTDTDLLFRQESFFHWAFGVTEPDCYGAIDVDSGKSILFVPKLPESYATWMGEIYSKEHFKEKYAVDEVQYTCDIVDVLSNLRPAVLLTLRGQNTDSGSICREASFEGISRFQVNNTLLHPVIVECRLLKTDMELEVLRYTNRISSEAHKMVMKHVKPGQKEYEMESLFQHYCYTKGGMRHTSYTCICGTGNNASVLHYGHAGAPNEKTILDGDMCLFDMGGEYYCYSSDITCSFPANGKFTPDQRAIYEAVLKSSRAVMAAIKPGVKWTDMHRMADKVHLEELVKTGLNGNVEDMMKVHLGSVFMPHGLGHLLGIDVHDVGGYPEGVERVNEPGLRSLRMGRLVQERMVLTVEPGIYFINHLLDQALANPAQSCFINNQVLARFRGSGGVRIEDDIAVTADGIELLTCVPRTVEEIEAFMTDSAKSFSPVVNSEKF; this is encoded by the exons ATGGCTGCAGCACCACA ACCTACCTACTGGCTGGGTAACGAGACCCTGAGGgtgtctgctgctctgtttgcaGAGAATCGTCAACGACTTTGCAGAGGGCTAAAAGACAAAGACGGAGTGGTGCCGCAGTCAGTGGTGGTGCTGCAGGGTGGAGAGCAGAAGCAGAGGTACTGCACGGACACAGACCTCCTTTTCAGACAG GAGTCTTTCTTCCACTGGGCTTTTGGAGTAACCGAGCCTGACTGTTATGGAGCCATTGATGTGGACTCTGGGAAATCCATCCTTTTTGTTCCCAAACTGCCTGAAAGCTATGCTACTTGGATGGGAGA GATCTATTCGAAAGAACACTTCAAGGAGAAGTATGCTGTGGATGAGGTGCAATACACCTGTGAT ATTGTTGATGTCCTGTCCAACCTGAGACCAGCAGTGCTGCTAACACTG CGAGGTCAGAATACAGATAGCGGGAGCATCTGCCGTGAAGCCTCCTTTGAAGGAATTAGTCG cttcCAAGTGAACAACACTCTTTTACACCCGGTCATTGTGGAATG CCGTCTGCTTAAGACCGATATGGAGCTGGAGGTCCTCCGCTACACCAACAGGATTTCCAGTGAAGCCCATAAAATG GTCATGAAGCATGTGAAACCTGGACAGAAAGAATATGAAATGGAGAG CCTGTTCCAGCACTACTGCTACACTAAGGGAGGAATGCGTCACACCTCATACACCTGCATCTGTGGAAC GGGCAATAATGCTTCGGTTCTCCACTACGGCCATGCTGGTGCTCCAAATGAAAAGACAATCCTGGATGGAGACATGTG TCTGTTCGACATGGGTGGAGAGTACTACTGCTACTCCTCAGACATCACCTGCTCCTTCCCAGCCAACGGCAAGTTCACCCCAGACCAAAGGGCCATCTACGAGGCTGTCCTCAAATCCTCCCGAGCTGTCATGGCAGCCATCAAACCAG GTGTGAAGTGGACCGACATGCACCGCATGGCTGACAAGGTTCACCTGGAGGAGCTTGTGAAGACTGGCCTGAATGGTAATGTGGAGGACATGATGAAGGTCCACCTGGGCTCCGTCTTCATGCCCCACGGCCTGGGACACCTGCTGGGCATCGACGTACACGACGTGGGAGGATACCCTGAG GGGGTGGAGCGTGTCAACGAGCCTGGACTGAGGAGTCTCCGGATGGGCCGCCTGGTGCAGGAGAGGATGGTTCTCACCGTGGAGCCTGGCATATACTTCATCAACCACCTGCTGGACCAAGCCCTGGCCAACCCGGCCCAGAGCTGCTTCATCAACAACCAAGTGCTGGCTCGCTTCCGCGGCTCTGGAGGG GTTCGCATTGAAGATGACATCGCAGTGACAGCTGACGGCATCGAGCTGCTTACCTGCGTCCCTCGCACTGTGGAGGAGATCGAGGCTTTCATGACCGACTCTGCGAAATCCTTCAGCCCTGTTGTCAACAGTGAGAAATTCTGA
- the LOC121943332 gene encoding thrombospondin type-1 domain-containing protein 4-like — MLSGLALLLLVCLHMRVQGKPQSQSLGCDDYLGSGKVMDKCGVCGGDNTTCRLVSGVFKHSLSKIGYHKIVEIPEGATKINVTEMVKSRNYLALRSRSGRSIINGNWAIDRPGKYEGGGTMFTYRRPNEIRSTAGESFLAEGPTNEILDVYMIFQQPNPGVHYEYIIPSEKPAGPQQPDHRPGGNTVNGQGGYDHSNTHQENLNPAGGGWHPPRRPDNQVPVVQPPRREREYNWKLAGTTECSASCGKGFRYSVFHCVSRLNHVQASDALCDSSSRPTPQEEACNTQPCPAFWDIGEWSECSKTCGLGMQHRQVLCRQIYANRTLNVHTSRCRHLERPEIASTCQLKICSEWQIRSEWTACSVPCGLGQRSREVRCVSNVGDFVPDEECNMNLRPIDVENCDMGPCAKSWFYTEWGNRCSAECGMGVRTRGVLCLTNQISSLPLEGCGNERPADSQVCNNGLCENRIEWFTGPWSQCTAECGPGSQQRSVVCLIRSDEGFSVMPPYECSSLDRPLSQQSCNLKTCGAKWYHTDWSACSKTCEGGYRVREVRCLSDDMLSSEGCDEQLRPAEREDCNPEPCIPTIDENCRDKYFNCNVVVQARLCVYDYYKMTCCASCSRVAHRHSIHQGHS; from the exons AGTCTAGGCTGTGATGATTATCTCGGATCAGGAAAGGTGATGGACAAGTGTGGCGTGTGTGGAGGCGACAACACAACCTGCAGGCTTGTCTCTGGAGTGTTTAAACACAGTTTATCCAAGATTGGCTACCACAAGATAGTAGAGATCCCAGAGGGAGCCACCAAGATCAATGTCACAGAAATGGTGAAGAGCAGAAACTACCtag CTCTCCGAAGCCGATCGGGGCGATCTATCATTAATGGAAACTGGGCTATTGACCGACCAGGGAAGTATGAGGGAGGGGGGACCATGTTCACCTACCGCCGACCCAACGAAATCAGAAGCACAGCTGGGGAGTCTTTTCTCGCTGAAGGACCCACCAATGAGATCTTGGACGTTTAT ATGATCTTCCAGCAGCCAAACCCCGGTGTCCATTATGAGTACATCATCCCCTCTGAGAAACCAGCGGGCCCTCAGCAACCAGACCACAGACCAGGGG GGAACACTGTGAATGGACAGGGTGGATACGACCACAGCAACACTCACCAAGAAAACCTCAATCCAGCAGGTGGAGGGTGGCACCCTCCTCGTCGCCCCGACAACCAAGTTCCTGTTGTACAGCCACCCAGACGCGAGAGAGAGTACAACTGGAAACTGGCTGGTACTACAGAGTGTAGCGCCTCCTGTGGTAAAG GATTCAGATACTCCGTCTTTCACTGTGTCTCCCGGCTGAACCATGTTCAGGCATCAGATGCtttgtgtgacagcagcagcagaccaacTCCGCAGGAGGAGGCCTGTAACACGCAGCCCTGCCCAGCCTT CTGGGACATTGGAGAGTGGTCAGAGTGCAGTAAGACCTGCGGCCTGGGCATGCAACACCGGCAGGTCCTGTGTCGCCAGATTTACGCCAACCGCACCCTAAATGTCCACACCAGCCGCTGTCGACACTTGGAGCGGCCCGAAATCGCCAGTACCTGCCAGCTGAAGATCTGCAGTGAGTGGCAGATCCGCTCTGAGTGGACCGCT TGTTCAGTGCCATGTGGgctgggtcaaaggtcacgagAGGTCCGCTGTGTCAGCAACGTGGGCGACTTTGTTCCTGACGAGGAGTGCAACATGAATCTGCGGCCCATCGATGTAGAGAACTGTGACATGGGACCCTGTGCCAAGAGCTGGTTCTATACTGAATGGGGCAACAGG TGCTCAGCTGAATGTGGGATGGGTGTACGAACCCGAGGAGTCCTCTGCCTGACCAACCAAATCAGCAGCCTTCCTCTGGAGGGGTGCGGCAACGAACGTCCCGCAGACTCTCAGGTCTGCAACAATGGCCTCTGTGAGAATCGCATCGAGTGGTTCACAGGCCCCTGGAGCCAG TGCACTGCAGAGTGTGGTCCAGGCAGCCAGCAGAGGTCAGTAGTGTGTCTGATAAGGTCAGATGAAGGATTCTCCGTCATGCCGCCCTATGAGTGTTCCTCTCTGGATCGACCCCTCAGTCAGCAGAGCTGCAACCTTAAGACCTGTGGAGCAAAGTGGTACCACACTGACTGGAGTGCT tgttcaaaaacatgtgaggGAGGTTATCGTGTGCGGGAAGTGCGCTGCCTGTCTGACGACATGCTGTCCAGCGAGGGCTGCGACGAGCAGCTAAGaccagcagagagggaggactGCAACCCAGAGCCCTGCATACCTACTATAG atgAGAACTGCAGAGACAAATACTTTAACTGCAACGTGGTGGTCCAGGCTCGCCTCTGCGTGTATGATTACTACAAAATGACGTGTTGTGCCTCGTGTTCACGAGTGGCCCACAGACATTCGATTCATCAGGGCCATAGTTAG